The segment GAACCAGCCAACCGCGCGCAGGCCGGCGGCCAGGAACCCGGCATAGGCTCCGTCGTCGATGGTGACGATACGCATCCGGGCCACGGCTTCCCCGATGGTGCCGATCGTGCCGGCGGCTCCGCCATAGAGGAACACGGTGGCGAACAGGAAGACGCCGAAGACGGCGATGGGCGCCCATTCCGGGGACATGATCGTCGTGGACAGCAGGAGTGTATCCGTGGCCTTCGTCAGCCCGAAGGCTGCAGCTGCCACGAGGATGATGTCGAGGATCCGTCCCATAAGGTAGGCGGTGACGCTCTGGGGGACGTAATACCGGCCGGTGCCCGCATGGGGCCAGACCTTCTTTCCGAGGACCGGGTCGATGAGGTCGTTGGCGGCGTGGCGGGCAGGCATGGTGGTTGTGCTCATTTCGGGCCTTCAGGTTGATGGTCGGTGAAGAGGAGGCGTGCGGCCGCCGCTGGTCGGCGGCGGCCGCGTCCGCTACTAGATGAGGTCGATGCCCTCGGCGTAGTCGCGGTCCAGCGGGACGATGATCTCGCCGGTCTCCGTGTCGTAGGTGAGGTCGTTCTCGTAGTCGAAGAACCTGTTGCGGATCTCGTTGAACGAATTGCTGATGGACCGGCCGCCGTCCGGGGCGGCCTTGTAGTCCCAGTTGGAGATACCCTCGGCCGGGTTGTTGCCGTCCTTGTCGCGGATCCCCTCCAGGGTGGACCTGAACTGGCTGCCGCGGTCGCCGAAGTGCTGCTTGACGCGCATTTCGGTGGCGGTCGGGTAGTCCCGGAGGATGCCTGACTTGACCGCCTCCATGCTCAGCCGGTCCTGTTCCTTGAGCATCTTGTCGACAGCGTGCAGGCGCCGGTCCGCCTGGCTCAGCAGCAGAGCGTGCCGGTCCGGGTGGTACGGCTGCCGGACTGCCGCCGCAGTCTCAAGGGTTACGTCCGGTTCGGCGTGGGCTGTCGCGGCGAACTGGCCGCCGGTAGGGATGCCGGCCGGCTGGCGTGCAGCGTCCATCAGTAACCTTCCTTGAACGCCTGGTCCGTCTTCTCGTGTTGGTAGACCTTGAGAGAGGCGTCCATGGCCTGGTAGATGTCGATGCTGTGCGCGTCGGCGTAGTGGCGCAGGTCGGTGAACAGGTCGCGCATCGTGATGTCTGCGCCCTGTCCTTCTTCGCAGACCGCCATGACCGCGGCCGCCCGCTTGGCGGATTCCTGCTGCGGGGTCAGCTTCGCTGCCGGTGCGCCGTGCCCGGTGGCGAAAGCGATGATCGCCTTGTTGGTTTCAGTGGACGCGGTGGCGTCGGCGAGCACACCGAACGTGGCGCCGTCGATGCGTTCGTGCACTGATTCGGCCCAGGTGCGGGTCTTCTCGAAGTCGTCGTAACTGGCGATGGTCGACCAGGGTGCGATCTCATCTTCGCCGCTGTGGCCGGACTCGATGGTGTTGGTGATCTCGTCGGCCATGGGGTCGTTCAAGAACGCCATCGTGCTGCCATCGACGGTGACGCGGGTTTCGAGGTTGCCGTCGATGTCGAAGCCGAACGTGACCTCCGGAGTGCCGACGCTGGCCGGCAGTTCCGGCAGGCGGCCGAACTCTGATTCCTTCAGGTCGATGCTGCCCTTGAATTCCACCGGGACGGCAGGGGACGTGTTGCCTGGCAGCCCGATAGCTGGCTCGGAATGGAAGGTGGGTGCGAACTGGCCGCCGGCAGGGATGCCCTGCGGTTGGCGTGCAATGGTATCGGTCATACCTTCTCTGTGTGCGGCCAGTTCGTCCCGTGGTTAGAAGGGCTCGTAGACCGGCCGCCCGTACGGGATGCGGTCGGTGTCCGTGCCGGTGGAGAGGAGGATCTCGCCGTAGCCGAAGGGCCGGAACCGGTTCTTCTCGGTCGGGCACACGAAGGTGACCTTTCCACCTTTATCGCACCGCGTAGTGATCTTGTAGCCTGCTGAGCTGACGATGACCGCTTCGGCGCCCGTGCCGATGTCCATAGAGTTGCCCCAGTTCGAGCGGGCCCGGATGATCGCCGTGCCGGAGACCACCTTGAGGTTGGGAATGCCGGAGCAGACGTCGACGATGATGGGCCGGCCGTCCTTGGGGCCCACGATTTCGATGTGCTCTCCGGGCTCCGTGTCCGGGGAGCAGTACGCTTCCAGGCGCACCATACGGATCTTGCCGTCTGCCTCGCCTCGGGTGTTCTTTAGTAGGCGGCGCGCCTCGGACCCGGTCCTCGGGTACTTTTCTTCGATCACAGCGTCGGGGCCGGCCAGGGCTTCCAGTTCGCGTTCGTAGAGGTGCTGTTCGTTGACGAATTCTGCACGGCTGCCGGTGAGGACAATGCCGGGCTCGGAGTGTGCGGTGGCGGCGAACTGGCCGCCGGAGGAGATGCCCTTGGGCTGGCGTGCTGTGGTTGTAGTCATGCTCTTGATGTGTGCGGCGGTGGCGGACTTGTGCGGGTTTCTGATGTGTTAGCCCGCGACCGTTGTATTCCCTGGTCTCCTTGTCACCGTGTCGGAGGTCCACTCGGCCGCTACCCGCTTTGAAGGCATACCGTCGGCGTGCGGCTGTCAGGGCCACGGCGCAGATATGATTCCCCTCGTCATCATCTGCGCAACCCCTTGGGGGACATCTTGTCTGAAATCAAACAACCGAAACGCCATGCCTGGGGCCGCGGCTGGGTCTGGCTCGTCGTACTCGGCCTCCTCACCGCTGTCATCGGGATCATCACCGGGTCCGTGAAAGCCGGCGACATGTGCGGCAGCGTCTTCAGTCCCACGAGCAACGTCGCGGCAATCTACGACACGCTGGGTGGCTCGCCCGGCGGGGCAGTTGCGGACTGCAAGGAGTCCATCGCCGCGCAGACCGTGCCGACTTGGATCCTGATCGTCCTGGGCATCATCCTGGTCCTGGCGGGCATCATCGTCCGGTCCATCGGCAACAATCGTCCGACGGTGGTTGCCGCGGCGCCGGCACCTCCGTCCGCCGCAACCCAGATCGAAGAGCTGTCCCGGCTCAAGGAGAAAGGGCTGGTCAGTGATGAGGAGTTCGAAAAGAAACGGGTCGAATTGCTCGGCCGGCTCTAACCCAAGGCGGTAACGCACAGAAGGACCACGGCGATAATAGCCGGGGTCCTTCTGTGCTGAAGGATCAGGAGATCCTGGTGTCGTCGATGATCCCGCGGGTCATCCCTCTGCCACATCCCCGGTTGGGCCCAGGACGGTGGCGTCCGGGTCTTCCCGCATCCCCCAGTAGCCGTCAGACCCGGAGAGCACCAGCCCGGCTCCGAGGTGGCCGCGATGCCAGGCCTCGGACGGGGTGAGCTTGAGTAACTTGCGCCAGTGTTCCCGGTCCTCGAATGACGCACGCTTGGTGCCGGAGATCTGCAGGGCGTGGTCGGTGACGTAGACCGGGGTGCCGCCGGGCTTGAACCGGTCCAGGGACGGGTCGTAGTGGTCCATGCTGCGCTCGTACAGCGCGGCGGCCCCGGTGCGCAGGCCCATGACGAAGTCGTCGTAGGCGGGGTCCTTGGTCTCGAGCGCCCGGGTCATCGCCCAGTCGTGCCAGGCGTGGAACGCGTTGCGGCGCTGGGCGTTGACGACGCCGCGGGAAAGGGGGCCGTCCATGACGGTGCCGACGGCCGCGTCGATGGATGCATCTTCACCGAACACCCAGTCATCAGGGCGGGGTTCCGGGCACCTGGCGTGCCGGCCCAGGAAAGTGTCCTCCGGCAGGTTCAGTTCTGTTGACGCTTTGGCGCGGAGGTTGACGCCGGGCTCGGTGTGGGTGGTGGCGGCGAACTGGCCGCCTGCTGGGATGCCCTTGGGTTGGCGGTTGCTCATCGCTGGCCTTCTGTCTCGCCCAGCTGGGAAGTCTCGACAGCAGGGGTCAGCGCCTTCGGGCCAAGAATCATCCATCCGTCGCGATCTCCGGTCCTG is part of the Arthrobacter methylotrophus genome and harbors:
- a CDS encoding SHOCT domain-containing protein, coding for MSEIKQPKRHAWGRGWVWLVVLGLLTAVIGIITGSVKAGDMCGSVFSPTSNVAAIYDTLGGSPGGAVADCKESIAAQTVPTWILIVLGIILVLAGIIVRSIGNNRPTVVAAAPAPPSAATQIEELSRLKEKGLVSDEEFEKKRVELLGRL